Proteins from one Nitrospira sp. genomic window:
- the lpdA gene encoding dihydrolipoyl dehydrogenase → MSKHIAILGAGPGGYVAAIRAAQLGARVTVIENQVLGGVCLNWGCIPSKALLSVVELGDKAKKAKDFGLLLNGSVAYDPAIMVARKNKVVSTLVKGIATLFKTWNIEHVEGRGELLDARTVRVTKPDGTIMQVAADGVIIATGSSWPNLPLFPIDGTQIITSKQALDLARVPASLLIVGGGVEGCEFASLYSGLGTQVTVVELVPRLLPLEDEEISQMMERELKKRGVDIRTGVTVEHIVRQPDAVTAHLRDGLSLNVEQVLVSVGRGFNSRGIGLEQVGVQTGARGEILVNDRMETNVPGVYAIGDVVGKAMLAHVASQQGKVAVENFLGRTRSIDYDVIPTGIFTLPEIGRVGLTEQQARDRCVGAGKDPQQGVKVGRFRYGGLGKAQATGDIQGLVKVVADGSNDRILGVHILGAHATDLIHEAALAMHAGATVGRVAEMIHAHPTLAEGLMEAMEDVHGHAIHLARKTMAS, encoded by the coding sequence ATGTCGAAACACATTGCAATTCTCGGCGCCGGTCCCGGGGGGTATGTGGCGGCGATTCGGGCCGCTCAGCTGGGCGCGCGTGTGACCGTGATCGAGAATCAGGTGCTGGGTGGAGTGTGCCTCAACTGGGGCTGCATACCGAGTAAGGCTCTGTTGTCGGTCGTCGAGCTCGGAGATAAAGCCAAAAAGGCGAAGGATTTCGGGCTTCTCCTCAACGGCTCGGTCGCATATGATCCCGCCATCATGGTGGCGAGAAAAAATAAAGTCGTCTCGACTTTGGTCAAAGGCATTGCCACGCTGTTCAAGACCTGGAACATCGAACATGTGGAGGGTCGAGGTGAATTGCTGGATGCGCGGACCGTTCGTGTGACCAAGCCGGATGGGACCATCATGCAGGTCGCCGCCGACGGGGTCATCATTGCCACTGGCTCCTCATGGCCGAACCTGCCGCTCTTTCCCATCGATGGAACCCAGATCATCACCAGTAAACAGGCGCTAGATCTCGCGCGGGTTCCCGCAAGTCTGCTTATCGTAGGCGGCGGGGTCGAAGGCTGTGAGTTCGCATCCCTGTACAGTGGATTGGGGACGCAGGTCACGGTGGTCGAGCTTGTGCCGCGGCTGCTCCCCCTGGAGGATGAAGAGATTAGCCAGATGATGGAGCGTGAGCTCAAGAAGCGGGGCGTCGATATCCGGACAGGTGTGACGGTAGAGCACATCGTCCGGCAGCCGGATGCCGTCACGGCCCATTTGCGGGACGGGTTGTCGCTCAATGTGGAACAGGTGCTGGTGTCCGTTGGGCGTGGATTCAATTCGCGAGGCATCGGGCTGGAGCAGGTCGGCGTACAGACTGGGGCGCGTGGCGAAATCCTCGTCAATGATCGGATGGAAACGAACGTGCCCGGGGTGTATGCCATCGGCGACGTCGTCGGCAAAGCCATGCTCGCGCATGTGGCGTCGCAGCAGGGCAAGGTCGCGGTGGAGAACTTCCTGGGGCGCACACGCAGCATCGACTATGATGTGATCCCGACCGGTATCTTTACGTTACCTGAAATCGGACGAGTGGGGCTGACGGAACAACAGGCCCGTGACCGATGCGTTGGCGCTGGGAAAGATCCTCAGCAGGGCGTGAAGGTTGGACGCTTTCGCTATGGCGGATTGGGGAAGGCGCAGGCGACGGGAGATATTCAAGGATTGGTAAAAGTGGTGGCGGATGGATCGAACGACCGGATTCTGGGCGTGCACATTCTCGGCGCCCATGCCACAGATCTCATCCACGAGGCTGCATTGGCGATGCATGCCGGCGCGACGGTCGGCCGGGTGGCGGAGATGATTCATGCGCATCCCACGCTGGCCGAGGGGTTGATGGAGGCGATGGAAGACGTGCACGGGCACGCCATCCATTTGGCGCGGAAAACGATGGCGTCATGA
- a CDS encoding helix-hairpin-helix domain-containing protein: MMHSLLIKVAMLAVTLGALIWIASVTPVTKVMPPQAHLPSLSPMTTASSPPSVSVTPKPSGGVSSPPASAPVRPVAKPVEVVERSVVRETAPAELRPTHQGLVRQVDLNQATVADLEALPGIGPKLAQRVIEHRDERGPFHSVDDLRQVRGIGRKKFDRLRPHVLVTNTRSLARHKGTL, encoded by the coding sequence ATGATGCATTCCCTCCTCATCAAGGTGGCGATGCTGGCTGTGACACTTGGCGCCTTGATCTGGATTGCCTCGGTGACGCCAGTCACAAAGGTCATGCCCCCTCAGGCGCACCTGCCGTCGCTGTCCCCCATGACCACTGCCTCTTCGCCGCCGTCGGTGTCTGTGACGCCGAAGCCAAGTGGCGGCGTCTCCAGCCCACCAGCTTCCGCGCCGGTTCGGCCTGTGGCCAAACCCGTGGAGGTGGTGGAGCGGTCAGTGGTGCGAGAAACGGCTCCCGCTGAACTGCGCCCAACCCATCAAGGCCTGGTGCGACAGGTTGATCTGAATCAGGCCACAGTCGCCGATCTGGAAGCCTTGCCAGGCATCGGGCCAAAATTGGCCCAGCGGGTCATTGAGCACCGTGATGAGCGTGGCCCGTTCCACAGCGTAGACGATCTTCGACAGGTGAGGGGAATCGGCCGCAAGAAGTTTGATCGTCTTCGCCCCCATGTCCTCGTGACCAATACTCGTTCGTTGGCTCGACATAAAGGAACCCTGTGA
- a CDS encoding tyrosine--tRNA ligase, protein MTPLAQQLDLILRGIVEVIQPNELEAKLTRSIKENRPLRVKAGFDPTAPDLHLGHTVLIHKLKHFQDLGHQVIFLIGDFTGMIGDPTGRSETRVALSKEKVLENAKTYERQIFKILDPHKIQVEFNSRWMSAMTADGLIELSAHYTVARMLEREDFHKRYTERTPISIHEFMYPLIQGYDSVALKADIELGGTDQKFNLLMGRDLQRDYGQEAQVVITMPLLEGTDGVRKMSKSFGNYIALEDKPADMFGKLMSISDVLMHRYYELLTTEDLVRVKSAHPMEAKQGLAEQIVARYHGDEAGREARGGFQQKFQAREFPDEPDVRVKLSAQDLKGGESIGMVELVAKTGLVPSKSEARRLIVQGGVEFDQKKQIDGNAIVKLEVGRQYQMKVGRRKFALIERI, encoded by the coding sequence GTGACACCGTTAGCGCAGCAGCTCGATCTTATACTTCGAGGGATTGTTGAGGTTATTCAGCCCAATGAGCTGGAAGCCAAGTTGACTCGATCTATCAAGGAAAACCGCCCGCTTCGCGTGAAGGCGGGGTTCGACCCCACGGCGCCGGACCTTCACCTCGGCCATACGGTCTTGATTCACAAGCTGAAGCATTTCCAAGACCTCGGGCATCAGGTGATCTTTCTCATCGGCGATTTCACCGGCATGATCGGCGATCCGACGGGACGATCCGAGACCCGCGTGGCGCTGTCGAAAGAGAAAGTGCTGGAGAACGCCAAGACCTACGAGCGCCAGATTTTCAAAATTTTGGACCCGCACAAGATACAAGTCGAATTTAATAGTCGCTGGATGAGTGCCATGACGGCCGATGGCTTGATTGAGCTGAGCGCCCATTACACCGTAGCCCGGATGCTGGAGCGCGAGGACTTCCATAAGCGATATACGGAGAGGACTCCCATCAGCATTCACGAGTTCATGTATCCCTTGATCCAGGGCTACGATTCGGTTGCGCTGAAAGCGGATATTGAATTAGGCGGGACGGATCAAAAGTTCAATCTTCTGATGGGTCGGGACCTGCAGCGGGATTACGGACAGGAGGCCCAGGTGGTGATCACCATGCCGTTGCTTGAGGGGACCGACGGGGTTCGCAAGATGAGCAAGAGCTTCGGCAATTATATTGCCTTGGAGGACAAGCCCGCGGATATGTTCGGCAAGTTGATGTCGATCAGCGATGTGCTGATGCATCGTTACTATGAATTGCTGACGACAGAAGATTTGGTGCGGGTTAAATCAGCCCATCCGATGGAGGCGAAACAAGGCCTGGCTGAGCAGATCGTCGCTCGGTATCATGGGGATGAGGCGGGTCGTGAGGCCCGTGGCGGATTTCAGCAGAAATTTCAGGCGCGGGAGTTTCCCGATGAGCCGGATGTGCGTGTCAAATTATCGGCTCAAGACCTGAAAGGCGGGGAGTCGATCGGGATGGTTGAACTAGTGGCGAAGACGGGTTTGGTCCCAAGCAAGAGTGAGGCGCGGCGGCTCATCGTTCAAGGCGGTGTGGAGTTCGATCAGAAGAAACAGATCGATGGGAATGCTATCGTGAAGCTAGAGGTGGGCCGACAGTATCAGATGAAAGTCGGCCGGCGCAAGTTTGCGCTGATTGAGCGAATATGA
- a CDS encoding NAD(P)/FAD-dependent oxidoreductase produces MNKLYDVIVVGAGPGGSSAATFAAKQGLSTLLVDRADFPRDKVCGDGLTPQAIYWLDRLGCVDEVLTLTKSCIKTCDLFINGELVLSGGFPPNTPYPDFCILLDRRRFDHVLVKHAVASGAEFLPQCTVRSICRNLDHIDVVTDVGRQATVLKARVVIGADGVSSVVSRSIGNVLNNGATAISLRTYYRNVRLDGAQIKVYFDTRFFPGYGWVFVDDEGFANIGLGYAFDKTFPMQSQLKRTFNVFVQEELGNLLAGADRCGPVAGGVVSFYRPKAIVDDRVMLVGDAANQADPLNGGGIHKAMESAYLAAQAAGRAVASGDYSAQALRWYQERWEEQYELDWRTAELFLSIAKNPDLRDVCLFVLAGIARLTTSDRQFQEFCSGVFSGVISQSSCLVPQALVHALPRDPHAWASLLEMDRQGMLRGPAGVLAEASKHLAQASGRLIQKPWQSLDWGMEVAAKFLRLVNGQIGGPISPQRPLAAIPVS; encoded by the coding sequence GTGAATAAGCTGTACGACGTGATCGTAGTCGGCGCGGGTCCCGGCGGGAGCAGTGCGGCGACCTTTGCAGCCAAACAAGGGTTGTCGACCTTGCTGGTCGACCGGGCTGATTTTCCCCGGGACAAAGTCTGCGGCGATGGGTTGACCCCTCAGGCCATCTATTGGTTGGATCGTCTGGGCTGTGTTGACGAAGTCTTGACCCTCACCAAATCGTGTATCAAGACGTGCGATCTCTTCATCAACGGTGAATTGGTTCTCTCAGGAGGATTCCCGCCGAATACCCCTTATCCTGATTTTTGTATTCTGCTTGATCGCCGACGGTTCGACCATGTGCTCGTTAAACATGCGGTGGCGTCAGGGGCCGAGTTTCTACCTCAGTGCACGGTCCGGTCCATTTGCCGGAATCTGGATCACATCGATGTGGTGACCGATGTCGGCAGGCAGGCGACGGTCTTGAAAGCCCGTGTGGTTATCGGTGCCGACGGCGTGAGTTCGGTGGTGTCGCGTTCCATTGGAAATGTGTTGAACAACGGCGCAACAGCGATTTCGCTCAGGACGTACTATCGGAATGTCAGGCTGGACGGCGCCCAGATCAAAGTGTATTTCGATACACGCTTTTTCCCAGGGTATGGGTGGGTGTTTGTGGATGATGAGGGATTTGCCAATATTGGGTTAGGATATGCCTTCGACAAGACCTTCCCTATGCAATCCCAGCTCAAACGGACTTTCAATGTGTTTGTGCAGGAGGAATTAGGGAATCTGCTTGCCGGGGCGGACCGCTGCGGGCCGGTGGCGGGTGGAGTGGTGTCATTCTATCGCCCCAAGGCGATCGTGGATGATCGGGTCATGCTCGTGGGCGATGCCGCAAACCAGGCTGATCCGTTAAATGGTGGGGGCATTCATAAGGCGATGGAGAGTGCGTATTTGGCTGCGCAGGCCGCCGGACGGGCGGTGGCCTCCGGCGATTATTCGGCGCAGGCCCTCCGGTGGTATCAGGAGCGCTGGGAAGAACAGTACGAACTGGATTGGCGGACAGCCGAGCTGTTCTTGTCGATTGCGAAAAATCCCGATCTGAGGGATGTGTGCCTGTTTGTGTTGGCCGGCATCGCACGGCTGACGACCTCGGACCGGCAATTCCAAGAATTTTGTAGTGGGGTGTTTAGCGGAGTCATCTCGCAGAGTTCCTGCCTGGTTCCGCAGGCACTCGTTCATGCCCTGCCGCGGGATCCTCATGCATGGGCCAGCCTCCTCGAGATGGACCGGCAGGGAATGTTGCGGGGACCTGCGGGGGTTCTTGCCGAGGCATCAAAGCACCTGGCTCAAGCGTCGGGGCGGTTGATACAGAAGCCCTGGCAAAGCCTGGATTGGGGAATGGAAGTAGCGGCGAAGTTTCTCCGATTGGTTAATGGACAGATTGGCGGACCGATCTCGCCGCAACGGCCGCTCGCGGCCATACCGGTTTCGTGA